A section of the Rhodothermus profundi genome encodes:
- a CDS encoding 4-hydroxy-3-methylbut-2-enyl diphosphate reductase — protein sequence MPRQFDIPVFYRSPIISRVKEARRRQDPRKKDFSPTVLDFGPVRFKLARHFGFCYGVEQAVEIAYRALEENPGRRIFLLSEMIHNPHVNRDLEQRGVRFLRTTRGEQLIPFDVLRSDDIVIIPAFGTTPEIEAELAARGVDVRRYDTTCPFVEKVWKRSSQLGQRGYTIVIHGKRYHEETRATFARAAREAPVVVVRDLEEATDLARVIRGEADRFFFYERFHDRYSEGFDPERDLERIGVVNQTTMLATETQAIADLLRQAMIDRYGLENLHEHFADTSDTLCYATHENQQATRALIESGGDLALVVGGYNSSNTSHLVELCAARMPTYFVKGPEELLSPERIRHYDLEAGTVRESENWLPVHRPVDIVLTAGASCPDALLEAVLQRVLTWFEPVRPVDEVLAPYLEALV from the coding sequence ATGCCCCGGCAGTTTGACATCCCTGTTTTTTATCGCAGTCCGATCATCTCGCGCGTCAAGGAGGCGCGTCGCCGCCAGGATCCGCGCAAGAAAGACTTTTCGCCGACGGTACTGGACTTTGGACCGGTCCGTTTCAAGCTAGCACGGCATTTCGGATTTTGCTACGGGGTGGAGCAGGCCGTCGAGATTGCCTACCGGGCGCTGGAGGAAAATCCGGGCCGACGGATTTTCCTGCTCTCGGAGATGATTCATAATCCTCACGTCAACCGCGATCTGGAGCAGCGCGGCGTGCGTTTTCTGCGAACAACCCGAGGCGAGCAGCTCATTCCGTTCGACGTGCTCCGGTCTGACGATATCGTGATCATTCCTGCCTTTGGCACAACCCCTGAAATCGAAGCCGAACTGGCTGCCCGAGGCGTGGACGTGCGCCGCTACGACACAACCTGCCCGTTTGTTGAAAAGGTCTGGAAACGCAGCAGCCAGCTTGGCCAGCGTGGCTATACAATTGTGATCCACGGCAAACGCTATCATGAAGAGACGCGCGCAACGTTTGCACGCGCAGCGCGCGAGGCACCGGTAGTGGTGGTGCGCGATCTGGAAGAGGCCACCGACCTGGCGCGTGTCATTCGAGGTGAGGCGGATCGCTTCTTTTTTTACGAACGGTTTCATGATCGTTATTCGGAGGGGTTTGATCCAGAACGCGATCTGGAGCGCATTGGGGTGGTCAACCAGACCACCATGCTGGCCACGGAAACGCAGGCCATTGCGGACCTGCTGCGTCAGGCAATGATCGACCGGTATGGCCTGGAAAATCTGCACGAACATTTTGCCGACACGAGCGACACGCTCTGCTATGCCACGCACGAAAACCAGCAAGCCACGCGGGCGCTCATCGAATCGGGCGGCGATCTGGCGCTGGTTGTAGGCGGCTACAACTCCTCGAACACAAGCCATCTGGTGGAGCTGTGCGCAGCGCGCATGCCCACCTACTTCGTCAAAGGACCGGAAGAGCTGCTTTCGCCCGAGCGCATCCGGCATTACGACCTGGAGGCGGGCACCGTTCGAGAATCCGAAAACTGGCTGCCGGTGCATCGGCCGGTCGATATTGTACTGACCGCCGGGGCCTCGTGCCCGGATGCCCTGCTGGAAGCCGTGTTGCAGCGTGTGCTGACGTGGTTTGAGCCGGTGCGGCCGGTAGACGAAGTGCTGGCTCCTTATCTGGAAGCTCTGGTCTGA
- the tgt gene encoding tRNA guanosine(34) transglycosylase Tgt, translated as MRFTLEYVDSETRARAGRLETPHGVVETPMFMPVGTVGSVKAVGPRELRQDIGAQIILGNTYHLYLRPGLEVLRQAGGLHRFMGWDGPILTDSGGFQVFSLAALRKLTEEGVWFQSHLDGSRHLFTPEGVVDYQRVIGADIMMVLDECPPGDASLEAARRAHELTLRWAERSKRRFEATRPLYGYEQALFAIVQGGVFPALRRASARALVDMNFPGYAIGGLSVGEPAERMYEMVEVVTEILPVERPRYLMGVGTPANLLENIARGVDLFDCVMPTRNGRNGTLFTTEGILNIRNRKWRTDFSPLDPGLDSYVSQTFTKAYVRHLFQAGEILGLHLATLQNLSFYLWLMREARRAILEGRYRSWMAEMLPRVSRRL; from the coding sequence ATGCGATTCACCCTGGAATACGTCGATTCCGAAACGCGGGCGCGGGCCGGACGGCTCGAAACGCCGCATGGCGTGGTTGAGACGCCCATGTTCATGCCGGTGGGCACGGTCGGTAGCGTGAAGGCGGTCGGTCCCCGGGAGCTACGCCAGGACATAGGAGCGCAGATCATCCTGGGCAATACGTACCATCTCTACCTGCGACCCGGTCTGGAGGTGCTGCGGCAGGCCGGCGGTCTGCACCGCTTCATGGGCTGGGACGGTCCCATCCTGACCGATTCGGGAGGGTTCCAGGTCTTTTCGCTGGCGGCCCTTCGCAAGCTGACGGAAGAAGGCGTCTGGTTTCAGAGCCACCTGGACGGTTCCCGCCATCTGTTTACCCCCGAAGGGGTTGTGGATTACCAGCGGGTGATCGGGGCTGACATTATGATGGTGCTGGACGAGTGTCCGCCAGGCGATGCTTCCCTGGAAGCAGCACGTCGGGCGCACGAACTGACGCTCCGCTGGGCCGAGCGTAGCAAACGGCGCTTTGAAGCAACCCGGCCGCTTTATGGCTACGAACAGGCCCTGTTTGCGATTGTGCAGGGAGGAGTCTTCCCGGCGCTTCGGCGGGCTTCAGCTCGTGCGCTGGTGGACATGAATTTTCCCGGCTATGCCATCGGCGGGCTTTCGGTGGGGGAGCCTGCCGAGCGCATGTACGAAATGGTCGAAGTCGTCACCGAAATTCTTCCGGTAGAGCGGCCGCGTTACCTGATGGGGGTCGGTACGCCTGCTAATCTGCTGGAGAATATTGCGCGCGGCGTGGATCTGTTTGATTGCGTGATGCCCACTCGGAACGGGCGCAACGGCACCCTCTTCACAACAGAAGGAATCCTGAACATCCGCAACCGAAAGTGGCGGACCGATTTTTCACCGCTGGATCCCGGACTGGACAGCTACGTTTCGCAGACTTTTACAAAAGCGTATGTGCGGCATCTCTTTCAGGCAGGTGAAATTCTGGGGCTGCACCTTGCGACGCTTCAGAATTTGAGTTTTTATCTGTGGCTCATGCGAGAGGCCCGCCGGGCCATTCTGGAAGGGCGCTATCGAAGCTGGATGGCCGAAATGCTGCCGCGCGTCAGCCGCCGGTTATGA
- the rnpM gene encoding RNase P modulator RnpM, producing the protein MAEKHVPIRSCVVCRTRRPKHELVRIVRRPDGRVELDPEQKKPGRGAYLCPRPACWNLKKAFPRLQRALRTELDAEARAALAAWADRVQQRVAERSDA; encoded by the coding sequence ATGGCCGAAAAGCACGTACCCATCCGCTCCTGCGTAGTCTGCCGCACGAGGCGCCCCAAACACGAGCTGGTGCGCATTGTGCGGCGGCCGGACGGTCGCGTCGAGCTGGACCCCGAGCAGAAGAAGCCCGGCCGAGGAGCCTACCTGTGTCCGCGTCCTGCCTGCTGGAACCTGAAAAAAGCCTTTCCCCGGTTGCAGCGGGCATTGCGCACGGAGCTTGATGCCGAAGCCCGCGCCGCGCTGGCTGCCTGGGCCGATCGCGTGCAGCAACGTGTGGCGGAACGCAGCGACGCATAG
- a CDS encoding AI-2E family transporter, translating into MTPPKFTPSDSDEPRLGPFETLLLGGGLALFLALLYELREFLNPLLIAMAALILLWPLRRYRSVRALLRSGGFLLLFWVLSQLQSVLLPFVVAYLLAYLTNPLVDLLERRLSVPRWVSAWAVTILVVGVIGAMLLWLVPAIVGQLIELLRQLLDSMAQLRQWLHESPLLDRLEEVLPFDRQALIQQLTAFLQAQLNTLTEKLPGTLAALAQSIGSLLGVLTVLAILPMLIFYTLKDYPRLSQALINLFPKHNGRRDYLMYAGTVVGNYLRGQVLISLIAAFNVSVALVIFDVPFALLIGLLAGVLNLIPNLGAVLTNIIALLIALLFGDPPWLDAVIVTAVLLGQGLLEASVLSPHILSHQVGLHPVLILLSLFVFGYFLGAFGLLIAVPTTAIMVGFYQSYREAREKLAVSTPSEATSVAE; encoded by the coding sequence ATGACACCTCCCAAGTTCACACCGAGTGATTCAGACGAACCGCGGCTGGGGCCGTTTGAGACGCTCCTGCTGGGAGGCGGCCTGGCACTGTTTCTGGCGTTGCTCTATGAGCTGCGCGAGTTTCTCAATCCGTTGCTGATCGCCATGGCCGCGCTGATCCTGCTCTGGCCGCTGCGGCGCTATCGATCCGTTCGGGCCCTGCTACGTTCGGGCGGCTTTCTGTTGCTATTCTGGGTGCTAAGCCAATTGCAGAGCGTTTTGCTGCCATTTGTCGTGGCCTATCTGCTGGCGTACCTGACCAATCCGCTGGTCGATTTGCTGGAGCGCCGGCTGAGCGTGCCCCGGTGGGTCTCGGCCTGGGCGGTTACGATCCTGGTGGTCGGGGTAATTGGCGCGATGCTGCTCTGGCTGGTACCGGCCATTGTCGGCCAGTTAATCGAACTCTTGCGTCAGTTGCTGGACAGCATGGCGCAACTGCGGCAATGGCTGCATGAAAGCCCGCTGTTGGATCGGCTTGAAGAAGTGCTGCCGTTTGATCGCCAGGCGCTGATTCAGCAACTGACAGCGTTTTTGCAGGCGCAGCTCAATACGCTGACGGAGAAACTGCCCGGGACGCTAGCTGCGCTGGCGCAGTCTATTGGTTCGTTGCTGGGGGTTCTGACGGTGCTGGCGATCCTGCCCATGTTAATCTTCTATACCCTGAAGGACTATCCGCGGCTGAGCCAGGCGCTCATCAATCTATTCCCGAAGCACAACGGACGTCGCGACTATCTGATGTACGCTGGCACAGTGGTCGGCAATTATCTTCGCGGCCAGGTTCTGATCAGCTTGATTGCCGCTTTCAACGTATCGGTGGCGCTGGTGATTTTCGATGTGCCCTTCGCCCTGCTGATTGGTCTGCTGGCCGGCGTGCTGAACCTGATTCCCAACCTGGGCGCTGTGCTGACCAACATCATTGCCCTGCTGATCGCCTTGCTCTTTGGGGATCCTCCCTGGCTGGATGCGGTCATTGTAACGGCCGTGCTGCTCGGACAGGGGTTGCTTGAGGCCAGCGTCCTTTCTCCGCACATCCTGAGCCACCAGGTGGGGCTGCATCCGGTGTTGATTCTGCTCTCCCTGTTCGTATTTGGATACTTCCTGGGCGCCTTCGGCCTGCTTATCGCCGTGCCCACCACCGCCATCATGGTGGGCTTCTACCAGAGCTACCGAGAAGCCCGCGAGAAGCTGGCCGTTTCGACTCCTTCTGAAGCTACCAGCGTGGCTGAATAG
- a CDS encoding MlaD family protein, with translation MSREARVGLLALAGIALFVAALFAIANRSFLLSDTFLLRARFNRVAGLVPGAPVQFQGVNVGRVEAVQLPPEPGGQIEVTMAIKEEARRVIHTRTQAQIKSEGLVGQQIVVLVNPPGVQGEPVSEGDLIVGVDPFDLFEITDRTLASVQRFEDAANAFRQIMLDVQAGEGTLGKLIYDPTLYNEFVATTNETRRVLNNLANNAEALVALAEEATQGVQSILNKIDQGEGTMARMLNDPALYERLLATADTLRQVASDLRAITGAAENAANWGALGAYRFAELMEAAKHNWLFRRYFEERGYMERAPFEVRERAIEQAYRQLQARMRELDAWERQLQQREARLKALETRLSALADSLRSTNGR, from the coding sequence ATGTCGCGGGAAGCACGGGTCGGACTGCTGGCGCTGGCGGGCATCGCGTTGTTTGTTGCCGCGTTGTTTGCGATTGCAAATCGCTCGTTTCTCTTGAGCGATACGTTCCTGCTGCGCGCGCGCTTTAACCGGGTGGCCGGACTGGTACCCGGCGCACCGGTGCAGTTTCAGGGGGTGAACGTAGGCCGCGTTGAGGCCGTGCAGTTACCTCCAGAGCCGGGCGGGCAGATTGAAGTGACCATGGCGATCAAGGAGGAAGCCCGCCGGGTCATCCATACGCGAACCCAGGCCCAGATTAAAAGTGAAGGGCTGGTTGGTCAACAGATTGTAGTGCTGGTCAATCCACCGGGCGTTCAGGGAGAACCGGTCTCTGAGGGAGATCTGATTGTGGGAGTCGATCCCTTCGATCTGTTTGAAATCACAGACCGAACGCTGGCTTCGGTGCAGCGCTTTGAGGATGCGGCCAATGCGTTTCGGCAGATTATGCTCGACGTGCAGGCCGGGGAAGGGACGCTGGGTAAACTGATCTATGACCCGACGCTCTACAACGAGTTTGTGGCTACCACGAACGAAACGCGGCGCGTGCTGAACAATCTGGCCAACAATGCCGAAGCGCTGGTGGCGCTGGCTGAAGAGGCGACGCAGGGCGTGCAGTCGATCCTGAACAAAATCGACCAGGGAGAAGGTACCATGGCCCGCATGCTAAACGATCCAGCGTTGTATGAACGACTGCTGGCCACGGCCGACACGCTGCGTCAGGTGGCTTCTGATTTGCGAGCGATCACCGGCGCGGCAGAGAATGCGGCCAACTGGGGAGCGCTCGGCGCCTACCGATTCGCCGAATTGATGGAAGCCGCCAAGCATAACTGGCTTTTCCGCCGGTATTTTGAGGAACGCGGGTACATGGAACGAGCGCCCTTCGAGGTCCGGGAACGCGCAATTGAGCAGGCCTATCGGCAGTTGCAGGCGCGCATGCGGGAGCTGGACGCCTGGGAGCGACAATTGCAACAACGCGAAGCCCGATTGAAAGCCCTGGAAACTCGTCTGTCGGCCCTGGCCGACTCGTTGCGCAGCACGAACGGACGTTAA
- a CDS encoding ABC transporter ATP-binding protein translates to MSSPGIVVALHNVHKRFGAREVLRGLSLEVEEGTSVVVMGGSGTGKSVLLKHIVRLLVPDRGAVWVFGQRVDRLEGEALDRLRLSIGYLFQSGALFDSMTVFENLNFLLERHTALSQAERRDRILETLNWVGLYHTAPQYPAELSGGQRKRIALARAIILEPKLLLYDEPTTGLDPVSVRTVSELIVRLRDERGITSIAITHDLLCAEIIADRAHFLHEGRILMSGTLDELRRSDHPVLRNFFGT, encoded by the coding sequence ATGTCGTCGCCTGGGATTGTCGTAGCGTTGCACAACGTGCACAAGCGTTTTGGCGCGCGCGAGGTGTTGCGGGGACTGTCGCTGGAGGTCGAGGAAGGCACCTCGGTGGTGGTCATGGGCGGCTCGGGTACGGGCAAGAGCGTGCTGCTCAAGCACATTGTACGGCTGCTCGTGCCCGACCGCGGGGCCGTCTGGGTGTTTGGGCAGCGGGTGGACCGGCTGGAGGGCGAAGCGCTCGACCGCCTGCGCCTGTCGATCGGCTATCTGTTCCAGAGTGGGGCGCTATTTGACTCGATGACCGTCTTTGAAAACCTGAATTTTTTGCTGGAACGCCATACAGCGCTTAGCCAAGCGGAACGGCGGGACCGCATTCTGGAGACGCTCAATTGGGTCGGATTGTACCATACCGCGCCCCAGTATCCAGCCGAACTTTCGGGCGGACAGCGCAAACGGATTGCCCTGGCGCGGGCCATCATCCTGGAGCCAAAGCTGCTGCTTTATGATGAGCCAACTACCGGACTGGATCCGGTGTCGGTGCGGACCGTCTCGGAGCTGATCGTGCGGTTGCGCGATGAACGGGGCATCACCTCCATCGCCATCACACACGACCTGCTCTGTGCGGAAATCATTGCCGACCGTGCTCACTTCTTGCACGAAGGGCGCATCCTGATGAGTGGGACCCTGGACGAGCTGCGGCGGTCTGATCACCCGGTGCTGCGCAACTTCTTTGGAACCTGA
- a CDS encoding ArsR/SmtB family transcription factor, with protein MARNEARRFLPPEERMAALMRALGHPARIAILKLLAERGTMPCFELVEELPLAQATISQHLRTLREVGLITFQAEGPRSYYRICPEVLQELDRAFRFLMIQLRPAFSPESGLPPQVA; from the coding sequence ATGGCGCGAAACGAAGCCAGACGATTCCTGCCGCCCGAGGAGCGCATGGCAGCACTAATGCGGGCGCTGGGCCATCCGGCGCGCATCGCTATCCTGAAATTGCTGGCTGAGCGCGGGACCATGCCCTGCTTTGAGCTGGTGGAGGAACTGCCGCTGGCGCAGGCTACGATTTCGCAGCATCTACGCACGCTGCGAGAAGTAGGACTGATTACCTTCCAGGCAGAAGGACCCCGTTCCTACTATCGCATTTGTCCCGAAGTGCTGCAGGAACTGGACCGGGCGTTTCGTTTCCTTATGATCCAGCTTCGCCCCGCTTTTTCGCCTGAATCGGGTTTGCCCCCTCAGGTGGCCTGA
- a CDS encoding ABC transporter ATP-binding protein, translated as MDDKTARDEAPGLDRRLLWRLASYLWPYKGWVALAFCTVMAEAFLGPLRPKLVQVAIDQHIVAGDWNGLQQIILLLIGVLVVEAALSFVNDYLTQWIGQQAIYDIRTKVYRHIQRQSLRFFDRTPVGRLITRVTNDVESLSDMLSAGVVRILGDLFRIVFIAYFMFMLEWRLALVTLSVMPLMVVAVAWFRRKVRAQYRETRRQIARLNAFLQEHISGMKIVQLFNREAEELRRFQAINDAHRQAQIKTVFYFALFWPVVQLVADAALGLVLWVGGMRALDGTLTLGVLIAFIQYVRQFFEPIRNLSDQYNMLQSAMAGAERIFGLLDQDTALPEPAQPVRIQRLRGRIEFRNVWFTYDEQPADGQEPNWVLRNVSFTVEPGQHVAIVGATGAGKTTIINLLLRFYDVQRGQILVDGHDVRTYALHDLRRHIGLVLQDVFLFSGTVLDNITLGDPSIPFEKVQEAARLIGADRFIERLPHGYHQDVRERGLTLSHGQRQLLSFVRALVYDPEVLVLDEATSSVDTETEQLIQRAMETLLRGRTAIIIAHRLSTIQHADQILVMHRGEVREQGTHQELMARDGLYRRLYELQFLEQTRSAA; from the coding sequence GTGGACGATAAAACAGCACGCGACGAGGCGCCCGGGTTAGACCGCCGACTCCTGTGGCGACTGGCCAGCTACCTGTGGCCCTATAAGGGCTGGGTGGCCCTGGCCTTCTGCACGGTCATGGCTGAAGCGTTTCTGGGACCTCTCCGACCCAAGCTGGTCCAGGTAGCCATCGACCAGCACATCGTAGCCGGCGACTGGAACGGACTGCAACAGATTATCCTGTTGCTGATCGGCGTGCTCGTCGTGGAAGCTGCACTGTCGTTCGTGAACGACTACCTGACCCAGTGGATTGGCCAGCAGGCGATCTACGACATCCGCACAAAAGTTTACCGGCACATCCAACGCCAGTCGCTGCGCTTTTTTGATCGCACGCCGGTGGGGCGGCTCATCACGCGCGTTACGAACGACGTGGAATCGCTCAGCGATATGCTGTCGGCCGGCGTGGTGCGCATCCTGGGCGATCTGTTCCGGATCGTGTTCATCGCGTATTTCATGTTTATGCTGGAGTGGCGACTGGCGCTCGTAACGCTCTCGGTCATGCCGCTTATGGTCGTAGCAGTCGCCTGGTTTCGGCGCAAAGTGCGGGCGCAGTACCGGGAAACGCGCCGGCAGATCGCCCGCCTGAACGCCTTCTTGCAGGAGCACATCAGCGGCATGAAGATCGTGCAGCTCTTCAATCGAGAGGCCGAGGAGCTGCGTCGCTTCCAGGCCATTAATGATGCGCACCGCCAGGCTCAGATCAAGACGGTCTTTTACTTTGCCCTGTTCTGGCCGGTTGTGCAACTGGTTGCTGATGCAGCACTTGGACTGGTGCTCTGGGTAGGAGGCATGCGGGCACTTGATGGTACGCTGACGCTCGGCGTGCTCATTGCGTTCATTCAGTACGTGCGGCAGTTCTTCGAACCGATCCGCAACCTGTCGGACCAGTACAACATGCTGCAGAGCGCCATGGCGGGCGCAGAGCGCATCTTTGGCCTGCTCGACCAGGATACGGCGCTGCCTGAGCCTGCTCAACCTGTGCGTATCCAACGCCTGCGCGGCCGCATCGAATTCCGAAACGTCTGGTTCACCTACGACGAACAGCCCGCCGACGGACAGGAACCTAACTGGGTGCTACGCAACGTATCCTTTACGGTCGAACCCGGTCAGCATGTGGCCATCGTAGGGGCAACCGGCGCTGGCAAAACCACCATCATTAACCTGCTATTGCGTTTCTATGACGTGCAGCGTGGCCAGATCCTGGTGGACGGCCATGACGTGCGCACCTATGCGCTGCATGATCTACGCCGACACATTGGTCTGGTGTTGCAAGATGTGTTTCTTTTCTCCGGTACGGTGCTGGACAACATCACGCTGGGCGATCCGTCTATTCCCTTTGAAAAAGTGCAGGAAGCCGCTCGGCTGATCGGTGCCGACCGGTTTATTGAACGATTGCCCCACGGGTACCATCAGGACGTGCGCGAACGCGGACTGACACTCTCGCATGGTCAACGCCAGCTCCTGTCGTTTGTGCGGGCGCTGGTCTATGATCCCGAAGTACTGGTACTCGACGAGGCCACCTCCAGCGTCGATACCGAGACCGAACAGCTCATTCAGCGCGCCATGGAAACGCTGCTGCGCGGTCGCACAGCAATTATCATCGCCCACCGACTCTCCACCATCCAGCACGCCGATCAAATCCTGGTGATGCATCGCGGCGAAGTGCGGGAGCAGGGCACCCATCAGGAACTCATGGCCCGCGATGGACTCTATCGTCGGCTCTACGAACTGCAATTCCTGGAACAGACGCGCTCAGCCGCCTGA
- a CDS encoding ribonuclease Z — translation MELFIIPLGTASAIPTRTRHLSSVALWRAGRLLLFDCGEGTQYRLLAAHLKSSRLEAIFITHFHGDHFYGLFGLLATLSMVNRTDPLVVVGPEGIGKVIESVPGLSAKERGFPIRYVELAEDVTHAVVFETPEYVVTARPVEHRVFTVGYRFEERMRPGHLDVARAQALGVTDPAQYRALKEGQPVWARNRWVRPEEVVGPPIPGRTFAYLTDTRPCENGRLLAEGVDLLYHEATFGDEHRALAIERGHATAREAAELARAAGAHRLLLGHFSARYEDPSPLVAEARIIFPNTEAAEELKRYAVPLHNPRQASLQETANVTDSRGR, via the coding sequence GTGGAGCTTTTCATTATTCCGCTGGGAACCGCCTCGGCCATTCCTACCCGCACGCGGCATCTGTCGTCGGTAGCCCTGTGGCGGGCCGGCCGCCTGCTGCTGTTCGACTGTGGCGAGGGCACGCAGTACCGGTTACTGGCAGCCCATCTCAAATCCTCACGTCTGGAGGCCATCTTTATCACCCATTTTCATGGGGATCACTTTTACGGGCTGTTTGGCCTGTTGGCCACGCTGAGTATGGTGAACCGCACGGATCCGCTGGTCGTGGTAGGACCCGAAGGAATCGGAAAGGTGATCGAATCGGTCCCCGGTCTGTCAGCAAAAGAGCGCGGCTTCCCGATCCGTTATGTAGAGCTGGCGGAAGATGTTACGCACGCTGTAGTGTTTGAGACGCCCGAGTACGTTGTAACGGCACGGCCCGTAGAGCATCGGGTATTTACCGTAGGGTATCGGTTTGAGGAACGCATGCGTCCCGGGCATCTGGACGTGGCGCGGGCCCAGGCGCTTGGCGTGACCGACCCTGCGCAGTACCGGGCTCTGAAGGAAGGACAGCCGGTCTGGGCACGCAACCGCTGGGTACGTCCCGAAGAGGTAGTAGGGCCGCCTATCCCGGGCCGTACGTTTGCGTACCTGACCGACACCCGTCCCTGTGAAAACGGCCGTCTGCTCGCCGAAGGGGTCGACCTCCTGTACCACGAAGCGACCTTCGGGGATGAGCACCGCGCGCTGGCGATCGAACGAGGGCACGCAACGGCCCGCGAGGCAGCCGAATTGGCTCGTGCAGCCGGCGCCCATCGGCTGCTGCTGGGACACTTCAGCGCTCGTTATGAGGATCCGTCGCCGCTGGTAGCGGAAGCCCGCATCATCTTTCCAAACACGGAAGCAGCCGAAGAATTGAAGCGCTACGCCGTGCCGCTCCACAATCCACGACAGGCTTCTCTGCAGGAAACGGCCAACGTGACCGATAGCCGTGGACGATAA
- a CDS encoding ABC transporter ATP-binding protein has product MGTLVRLNAYFWKYRRLFGPGLLCAIASALFAMLAPGVVRQAVDSIPRFVAYYRAVEGTSAQPFFYAYVVTGLLFYSGVILGLSLLSGLFTFLMRRTLVVASRHIEYDLRNALYEHLQRLPPSFYRKFSTGDVLTRATSDIEQVRRYVGPAVMYAARAVVLMVAAITAMLLISPELTLYTLLPMPLLAGGVFWVAHQVHRRSDALQAQYARLTSRVQEALNGIRVLKAYTRETAEARAFDAESEAYRRRMLDLARVDAFWSPIFILLTGMATILVVWKGGQLAMAGAITIGNIAEFIIYVALMTWPVASVGFVLSMVQRASASMNRLAEIFDTEPEIRDDPAWTDTSICHIEGRITFKHVYFRYEEDGPWVLEDINFDLPAGGVLGIVGRTGAGKTTLVELIPRLIEPVQGVVEIDGRDVRRIPLALLRRAIGYAPQDVFLFSDTVAANIAFGEQETDLRRIEEAACEADLLENVRRFPHGFETFVGERGITLSGGQKQRTAIARALIRRPRILILDDALSAVDTETERRILRQLRRHYGKRTVVIVSHRISAVQEADLILVLDEGRIVERGTHTELLKQNGLYARLYRQQLLEEELKQL; this is encoded by the coding sequence ATGGGGACGCTCGTCCGGCTCAATGCGTACTTCTGGAAGTACCGACGGCTGTTCGGCCCGGGACTGCTCTGCGCTATTGCTTCGGCGTTGTTTGCGATGCTGGCGCCGGGGGTTGTCCGCCAGGCAGTGGACAGCATTCCGCGCTTTGTTGCCTACTACCGGGCGGTCGAAGGGACGTCTGCACAGCCTTTCTTCTACGCGTATGTGGTAACAGGCTTGCTTTTCTACAGCGGCGTCATTCTGGGATTGAGCCTGCTCAGCGGACTGTTCACGTTCCTGATGCGCCGGACGCTCGTGGTGGCCTCACGGCACATTGAGTACGACCTTCGCAACGCGCTGTATGAGCATCTGCAACGATTGCCGCCAAGCTTCTATCGGAAATTTTCTACCGGCGACGTGCTCACGCGTGCTACCAGCGATATCGAACAGGTGCGGCGCTATGTAGGACCGGCGGTTATGTACGCTGCGCGAGCGGTGGTGCTCATGGTGGCCGCCATTACGGCCATGCTCTTGATCTCGCCCGAGCTGACGCTCTACACGTTGCTCCCCATGCCGCTGCTGGCTGGAGGCGTCTTCTGGGTGGCACACCAGGTGCATCGGCGCAGCGATGCGTTGCAGGCGCAGTACGCACGGCTGACCAGTCGCGTGCAGGAGGCGCTCAACGGCATTCGTGTGCTGAAGGCCTACACGCGCGAAACGGCCGAGGCGCGCGCTTTTGATGCCGAAAGCGAAGCCTATCGTCGTCGCATGCTCGACCTGGCGCGCGTCGATGCCTTCTGGTCGCCGATCTTTATTCTGCTAACGGGTATGGCCACCATCCTGGTCGTATGGAAGGGGGGACAACTGGCAATGGCCGGGGCTATTACCATCGGTAACATTGCCGAGTTTATCATTTATGTAGCCTTGATGACCTGGCCCGTAGCATCGGTCGGATTTGTTCTATCCATGGTGCAGCGCGCCTCGGCTTCCATGAACCGACTGGCTGAGATCTTTGACACCGAGCCTGAAATTCGAGACGATCCGGCCTGGACGGACACTTCCATTTGCCATATCGAAGGACGTATCACGTTCAAGCATGTGTATTTCCGTTATGAAGAGGACGGGCCATGGGTTCTGGAAGACATCAACTTTGATCTGCCGGCTGGTGGCGTGCTGGGCATTGTCGGACGAACCGGCGCGGGCAAAACCACGTTGGTGGAGCTCATCCCGCGGCTGATTGAGCCGGTGCAGGGGGTCGTAGAGATTGACGGACGCGACGTGCGGCGCATTCCGCTGGCTCTGCTGCGCCGCGCCATTGGTTATGCCCCACAGGATGTGTTTCTCTTTAGCGATACAGTAGCTGCCAACATCGCCTTTGGCGAACAGGAAACCGACCTTCGCCGTATTGAAGAAGCCGCCTGCGAAGCAGACTTGCTGGAGAACGTGCGGCGCTTCCCACATGGCTTTGAAACGTTTGTCGGAGAACGAGGCATTACGCTGTCGGGCGGGCAAAAACAACGCACGGCCATTGCGCGGGCGCTGATCCGTCGCCCACGCATTCTCATTCTGGACGATGCACTCTCGGCCGTCGATACAGAGACAGAGCGGCGCATCCTCCGGCAGCTCCGGCGGCACTACGGCAAGCGCACAGTTGTGATAGTCAGCCATCGCATTTCGGCGGTGCAGGAAGCCGACCTGATCCTGGTACTGGATGAGGGACGGATCGTGGAACGGGGCACGCATACGGAACTGCTCAAGCAAAACGGTCTATACGCCCGCCTGTATCGGCAGCAGTTGCTGGAAGAGGAGTTGAAACAACTGTAA